Proteins from one Coffea arabica cultivar ET-39 chromosome 8c, Coffea Arabica ET-39 HiFi, whole genome shotgun sequence genomic window:
- the LOC113705917 gene encoding protein FAR1-RELATED SEQUENCE 5-like, protein MNCSKLAENRTPELGMEFNSEEDAYNFYNKYAFKMGFSVRKDYLNKDKDGVTTSRRYSCRKKGVKCKYEGDVMPKRTRAPTKTGYGAKMVIVLFRGTMKYRVHDLVLEHNHELHIAQCAHMMPSQRKVSEAQGFQAEISKDAGLSLKQSHELMGKEAGGMGNVGYTREDLKDIFLDCEEQITNIFWADAGMLIDYKFFRDVITFDTTYKTNKEYRPLGVFVGFNQHKQIVIFGAALMYDETIDSFKWVFGTFLEAMCGKRPSTILTDQDHAMAAALSVVMPETFHGLCTFHIRRNFMKHFGNHYKENSDLPYMFGACMYEFEEVEQFNKVWEAMVKKHNLENNEWLSGLYRIRDKWARCMMKERWTAGMRSTQLSESLNAAIKNHLKLDHDLVQFFRHFNRVVDEKRHNELIAEYEMRQKLPMVGLRQTPMLVHASETYSPTMFVAFQNEYGESTAMIMLRQQDAAIIVEFAVMRYDGGPERIVVFNRNDLSVRCSCKKYENEGILCGHALKVFDTVGIKIISPEYIKSRWTKRARAGDCFDRRGQEVVADPKVMISTRYREFAPAMIKVATRAAMSEDTSKVAITVISDLSKRVELLLSESKEQPLQNKKNLNMEERDKIEIVSESEPTSVSFEEYMFMGCRSSIDSVSTHSMSQTVNGPPNAVAPDIDKSQMGRNNTQGLQLRVDVASPENEVDE, encoded by the exons ATGAATTGCAGCAAATTGGCAGAAAATAGGACCCCTGAATTAGGAATGGAGTTCAACAGTGAAGAGGATGCGTACAATTTTTACAACAAGTATGCCTTTAAAATGGGTTTCAGTGTACGTAAAGACTATCTGAATAAGGACAAAGACGGCGTGACCACGTCTAGGAGATATAGTTGCCGCAAGAAAGGTGTGAAATGCAAGTACGAAGGTGATGTGATGCCAAAGAGGACACGAGCGCCGACGAAAACAGGGTATGGAGCTAAAATGGTTATCGTGTTGTTTAGAGGGACAATGAAGTACCGTGTGCATGACCTTGTCTTAGAGCATAACCATGAGTTGCACATTGCTCAATGTGCGCATATGATGCCATCACAAAGAAAAGTAAGCGAGGCTCAAGGATTTCAAGCTGAAATAAGCAAGGACGCTGGACTTTCATTGAAACAGAGCCATGAGCTTATGGGAAAGGAGGCAGGTGGGATGGGAAATGTGGGATATACTCGGGAAGACCTGAAAGATATTTTC CTGGACTGTGAAGAGCAGATAACGAATATCTTTTGGGCTGATGCAGGAATGTTAATTGACTACAAATTTTTTAGAGACGTAATCACATTTGACACAACTTACAAAACGAATAAAGAATACCGGCCACTTGGAGTGTTTGTGGGTTTTAACCAACATAAGCAGATTGTGATATTCGGTGCTGCCCTTATGTATGATGAGACTATAGATTCTTTCAAATGGGTGTTTGGTACATTTCTAGAAGCAATGTGCGGAAAGCGTCCAAGTACCATACTAACCGACCAAGATCATGCCATGGCAGCGGCTCTTTCAGTTGTTATGCCTGAAACATTTCACGGTCTATGTACGTTTCACATAAGGCGTAATTTTATGAAACATTTTGGCAATCACTACAAGGAAAATAGTGATCTTCCATACATGTTTGGTGCATGCATGTATGAGTTTGAAGAAGTGGAACAATTCAATAAGGTGTGGGAGGCAATGGTGAAGAAACACAatcttgaaaataatgaatggCTCTCCGGGTTGTATAGAATTCGTGATAAATGGGCAAGGTGCATGATGAAAGAAAGATGGACCGCGGGAATGCGAAGCACCCAACTTAGCGAAAGCCTAAATGCAGCaattaaaaatcatttgaaattgGATCATGACCTTGTGCAGTTCTTCAGACATTTCAACCGGGTGGTTGATGAAAAGAGACATAATGAACTGATCGCAGAATATGAAATGAGGCAAAAGCTCCCCATGGTCGGGTTAAGACAAACACCTATGCTTGTGCATGCATCAGAGACGTATTCACCAACCATGTTTGTTGCATTCCAAAATGAATATGGTGAGTCAACAGCTATGATTATGTTGAGACAACAAGATGCAGCGATTATTGTGGAGTTTGCGGTCATGAGGTATGATGGAGGACCTGAAAGAATAGTGGTATTCAATCGGAATGATCTAAGTGTACGTTGTAGTTGCAAAAAATACGAGAATGAAGGCATTTTATGTGGGCACGCGTTGAAGGTGTTTGATACTGTGGGCATAAAAATAATTTCTCCTGAATACATTAAGAGTCGATGGACAAAAAGAGCTCGGGCTGGAGACTGTTTTGATCGGCGAGGACAGGAAGTTGTGGCTGATCCTAAAGTAATGATTTCAACTCGTTATCGGGAGTTCGCTCCAGCCATGATTAAGGTCGCAACTCGAGCAGCAATGTCGGAGGACACCAGCAAAGTAGCAATCACTGTCATATCCGATTTGTCAAAGAGAGTTGAGCTCCTCCTCTCAGAAAGCAAAGAGCAACctttgcaaaataaaaaaaatctgaatatgGAGGAAcgggataaaattgaaatt GTCTCAGAATCGGAGCCGACATCGGTTTCATTTGAGGAATACATGTTTATGGGATGTCGTTCATCTATTGACTCTGTTTCG ACACATTCAATGAGTCAGACAGTGAATGGCCCTCCAAATGCTGTTGCTCCCGATATCGATAAAAGTCAAATG GGAAGAAATAACACACAGGGATTGCAACTACGCGTTGACGTCGCCTCTCCCGAGAATGAGGTTGATGAATGA